The DNA segment AGTTTTCAGGCTTCTGCATGGAGCGAGAATCAAGGGGCACACCTCGCCATGTACTCATTGATACCCCTTGCCAGACAATCTAGACGGATACGCCACCCCGGAGGATCTGTCTGCAAAACTAGGACAGCTTGATATACTCGAAATTCTCTAGCCTACAGCAATAGATCTGACACAGTCTCTGCTCTCAGCGGCTGCTAGCGTAGACCAGTTGCTGACTGTGAGAGACTTGCTTAACCACGGCCTCAATCCGAAAAAGGCGTCCGAAAATGGTAAAGATACACCTCTAGGCTTAGCAGCGGCTGGTGGATTCCTCCCGGTGGTCCGACCTTTGTTAGACAACAAAGCAGATAGCAACCTTGCAAATGGGGATCGGAATTCACCCCTCTACCTCGCCGTCGAAAATGAGAGGCGAGAAGTTGTCCAGGTTCTCTTGGACTATCACAATCAACCACAAGACTCGAACTCGAGTTCTTCTAGCAGTCGGTGTGAAGACGAACATGAAGCCAGTTACTTCAACCACATCATAGTCGATGCGCCCGACATTTTAAGACTCACACCTCTTCCTGTGGCAGCGTCTCAAGGCAACACGCACTTCGCCAGCCTGTTGATCAAGTTTGGAGCCAATGTTAACGCCAAAATCTCCTGTACTCAAAACCCCTCTGCATCTGGCGGCCGAGAATGACAAACTGGAAGCTGCGCATCTTTTGGTTTGCCAGGGAGCTAATACTTTAGTTCAGGATAAATGTGGGCGGTGTCCCACTGAGTATGCAATCATGAGAGGCCATACAGACATGTTCGAGCTTTTTATTGAGGACACTGGCGACACTAGATATACTGGCGCACTACCACAACGCGATTTCGTCACTTCTGTTCAGTGCTCGGCTGTCGACATCGTCAGGTGCATCCTTGATCGACTCCCACGTATCGAGAATAGCTCTGGGGGCGTTGACTCCTTTCTGCACATCGCCGCGCGTGACTCGAACGGCGAGATAATCAAGCTCTTGCGCGACCGCCTCCCAGGACTTGACACAAACCACGCAGGGGTCAAAGGAACGACGCCCATCCACGATGCCGTCGCTCATAAAAATGTGGAAGCCCTGCAGCCGCTGCTGAAAGCCAACCCGGATCTGGAGAAGACTGATGACGATGGTAAAACGCCGTTGCTTCTATCTGTCCGCAAGGGTATGTCTCCAGGCATCTGCAGGCTCCCTCTTAATGCAGGGGCTGCCAAGCTACTTCTGGAGCATGGGGCCCAGGTTAACAATCCAGGAAAGACAATGGCCCAAAGCCAGCATTACAAAGCTGCGTATACAGGAAACTCCAGAACTGTTGAGGTCCTGCAGAGCTTCAAGGCGGAAGTCAACTGGCACAACTCCCAAATCGTGGTCAAGCCTCCACGCAGCAATGATAACCTCGCCATTTGCCAAAGCCTGGAGTGGCCAATGAGATCTTTCTCCACAGCTTGTGGATGTGAAGTGCTTTGTAAGAAGAGATGAATGGCCCTTTATTATTGGGATGTAGGGACAAACCAGGTAGGTGTTTGGATCTTGGTCAATGTAATATGCATACCTACTCAGGTGGTGTTATTTGATGGTAATTACGGCGCAAGTATAAATATGGCTTACCGTTCCTCTCCCCATTTTGTTACCTTGGAATGGTGGAATATGTAGTTATAACACCGTAGTTCTTCTGGTTAAACTCTCGCTCAGCTAGAAACAGGCAAAGAGTTTCAATGACTACTGGAAAAGTTGTCGTGCTGCTTAGCATGATATGATGGCCACAGCTAGGGTACAGTTGAGTTACCGCGGCGGTGCGTCATAATGTAGCAACCAGAGAAGGGAGTATGGCGGTGCTTGGCTTTAGTCAGAGACACCATCGCATTGCTCTTGGTGACAGAACACGAAGAGACATCATGTTAAtgacagaagaaaaaacacCAAGGGAAACCCCGGGCACTCAACATCAAAAATAAGCTTAGGGACGGGGGAGACTTGCAAAGCCCCGAGCGAGGGTGGCGTTTTTTTGGAGCCCTCAAGAAGGCACATCCGTGGCCTCAATTATTTAACCCAGAAACAGAAAAAGCCTGGACTAATGCTATCCATTGGTCAGATGATGGACAAAAATAGCTTTAGTTAATTCTAACCCCTACTAACATGATGGACAAAAAGCGCTGGGATTCAAGAGAGAAAAGTCTGAGATTAGATACTGAATAGGCTCAGATCATCCAAATAATTTACTCTATAGATAAGAAAAGTCCCAGACTAAATACGTAGACAGAAGGATGCCTGAGGATTTAAGTACCGCCATCAAGCTG comes from the Podospora pseudocomata strain CBS 415.72m chromosome 5, whole genome shotgun sequence genome and includes:
- a CDS encoding hypothetical protein (EggNog:ENOG50KOG4177; COG:I), with protein sequence MLTPKSPVLKTPLHLAAENDKLEAAHLLVCQGANTLVQDKCGRCPTEYAIMRGHTDMFELFIEDTGDTRYTGALPQRDFVTSVQCSAVDIVRCILDRLPRIENSSGGVDSFLHIAARDSNGEIIKLLRDRLPGLDTNHAGVKGTTPIHDAVAHKNVEALQPLLKANPDLEKTDDDGKTPLLLSVRKGMSPGICRLPLNAGAAKLLLEHGAQVNNPGKTMAQSQHYKAAYTGNSRTVEVLQSFKAEVNWHNSQIVVKPPRSNDNLAICQSLEWPMRSFSTACGCEVLCKKR